The Methanobrevibacter millerae genome includes the window AGGCTCCCAAAGCCCAAAGGATCGACCAAGCTACCCTACGGTCCCAACAACATACAACATATTATAATATACATTTCATTCTATATAAAGTTATCTAATAATATATCTAAAAATGTAGAATGAGCCCCGGGCGGGAATTGAACCCGCGACCACCAGATTACAAGTCTGGCGCTCTACCAGGCTGAGCCACCGAGGCACAAATGTGAGTATTTAATGTAACATAACATTATTTATTAATTATTGTTTAAATACTTTTCGTAAAACAAACCAATTAAAGAAAAATTTTTAAATATAAGATAATTTATAATTAATAATCATGATAAATAATGAAAATGAAATTCTAAAAAAAATACCGGATACATTAAATAAATTTAAAACCACAACACCATTAACCCAATGTATCACGAACTTTGTTACTGTAAATGATTGTGCAAATGCAATTTTAGCATTAGGTGGATCTCCAATAATGGCAGACGACCCCCAAGAAGTAGAAGAAATTGTTAATATCGCAAATGCATTGGTAATAAATATTGGAACAGTAAGAAAAGAACAAATTGAAGCAATGAAATTAAGTTCTGCTCAAGCTAACAAAACCAATACCCCAATCACAATAGATCCAGTAGGAGTTGGAATAAGCAAAGTTAGAAATGACACAACATTAGACTTAATTGAAAACTATGATGTTGCTGCAATTCGTGGAAATATCACTGAAATAAAAACAATATCTAAATTAATCAATATTATTGATGATACAAATACTGCAAAGGGCGTAGATGTCTGTGATGATGACGTCATAACTGAAGAAAACTTAAAATTAAATGGTGAAATTATTGCTAAAACTGCTGAAAAGTTAAATACGGTAATCTTAGCAAGTGGACCAATAGATATATTAAGTGATGGAAAAACAACCATAGCAATTTATGGTGGAGATGAAATGATGCCACTAATAACAGGTAGTGGATGTATGTTATCATCACTTGTTGGAAGTTGTGCGGGTGCTGTTGACCCATTTAATGGAACTTTGCTTGCTATTCTTGCAATGAACAAAGCAGGTGAAAAGGCAAGAGCAAAAGTTGATGAAAATAATTTAGGAACCGGATCTTTTAGAACATTTTTAATTGATGCTTTATACCAAACAGATGCTGAAGAACTGGTAAACGAATCAAAAATCAGGATATTATGAATAATATAGACTTATCCCTTTATCTAGTAACCGATAATAGTGACGATGAAGAAAAATTTTTAAAAACAATAGAAGAAGCAATTAATGGTGGAGTTACTGTAGTCCAAATAAGAGAAAAAACTGCAGACACTTTAGATTTTTATAATTTAGCATTAAAAGTTAAAGAGATTACAACAAAATATAATGTTCCATTAATAATTAATGACCGTGTTGATGTGGCATTGGCTGTTGATGCTGATGGGGTTCATGTAGGCCAAAGCGACATGCCCTGTGACATTACACGCGAATTGATAGGTGAAAATAAAATATTAGGAGTATCCGCTGCAACCATTGATGAGGCAAAAAAAGCTGAAAAAGATGGTGCCGATTATATTGGAACCGGAGCAGTTTTTCCAACATCAACCAAAGATGATGCCCCAAGCATTACAAAAAAAGATTTAAAAAATATTGTGGATTCCATAAACATTCCTGTTGTAG containing:
- the thiM gene encoding hydroxyethylthiazole kinase yields the protein MINNENEILKKIPDTLNKFKTTTPLTQCITNFVTVNDCANAILALGGSPIMADDPQEVEEIVNIANALVINIGTVRKEQIEAMKLSSAQANKTNTPITIDPVGVGISKVRNDTTLDLIENYDVAAIRGNITEIKTISKLINIIDDTNTAKGVDVCDDDVITEENLKLNGEIIAKTAEKLNTVILASGPIDILSDGKTTIAIYGGDEMMPLITGSGCMLSSLVGSCAGAVDPFNGTLLAILAMNKAGEKARAKVDENNLGTGSFRTFLIDALYQTDAEELVNESKIRIL
- the thiE gene encoding thiamine phosphate synthase translates to MNNIDLSLYLVTDNSDDEEKFLKTIEEAINGGVTVVQIREKTADTLDFYNLALKVKEITTKYNVPLIINDRVDVALAVDADGVHVGQSDMPCDITRELIGENKILGVSAATIDEAKKAEKDGADYIGTGAVFPTSTKDDAPSITKKDLKNIVDSINIPVVAIGGINIENANELKNTGISGLSVVSAIMSADNPKKASEKLLNIFNS